In Haloarcula halophila, the genomic window TCGGTCGCGTTCCAGTTGCCGGCACTGGTGATATGCGATACCGAGAGCGAGACCCCATCGCGGAGATGTGATTCCATCAAATCGCAGGAGTGCGACCGATTTTCGAAACAGTGAGTTGGCCCTTTGTATTGCCCCACGGATTTCCCGCCCCAAACCGGTCGCTTAAACTGCTAACCTATCAGCAACAGCGAACAAATCAGACCAGCTTCCGGTAGACAGTCAGCGAATCCGAGGGGACGACCCATCAATCGGAACGGCTGGGAGTCAGTACAGGGGACGGCTGGAGTCACTGCTCGAGCACATGCTTGGATTCTCTCACCGATGGCCAACCTGGGGTACAATCAGACTAGCGCCGTAGACTCGCCGGACTCGGCCATCTGCCAGACAGTAAGTCCACCAGTCAGGCCGAGACCGACCGCGAACACGAACAGGGCGGCGTCGATCCCCGTGCTGGCGACTAACTCCCCAGCCACTACGGGTGCGACGAACGATCCCAACCACCCGGCCACGCTCGCCAGTGAGACGGCCGTCCCAGCGGCCCGAGGCTCAACGAACTCCTGTATCGACTGGTACATCAACCCGATCTGGAGCTGGACGAACACCCCTGCGAGAACGAGTATCGTGACCAGCACCGCGATCGTCGTGCTGTAAAACATCGCGACCGCGAGCACCGTCGCTCCGACGAACGAACCGGCGAAGACGGGCCGTCGCCGTTGGCCCAGCACCGCATCCGAGAGCCACCCACCGATCGGGCGAGCGAAGACCCCGACGGCGGGAAACAGCGCGACGAACGCGCCGCTCTCCGCCAGCGGGACGCCGAACCGTCGGGTGATGTACGTCGGCATCCAGGAGTTGAACATCATATACAGCGAGTAGCCCAGCACCGTGACGGCGAGAACCGCCCACACGTTCCGGTTCCGAACCACCTGTTTGAACCCGAGTAGCGTCATCGGTTCCGTAGACGTGTGGAACCGCGATACGCGCCCGACAGCGACGTAGAAGGCGACCGACGTCACCAGCACCGCGACGCCGAAGGCTGGAAACACCCCCGGCCAGCCAACGACCGCGGCGACGCGTGGCGCACCCAGGTGCCCGAGCGCGTATCCCGCCGGATAGCCGGAGATGATCACAGACGTCGCTGTCGCCCGCCTCGTCGGTGGAAACGTACTCGCTGCGACGTTGATGCAGACCACCCACAGCACGAACATCCCGACGCCTGCGAACAATCGCGAGGCGATCAACAACGAAACGGTGCCCCCGCTGGCAGCGACCCAGTCACCAGCGCTGCCGACGAGGAGCACGGCTGCTGCACATGGCACCGTCACACGGGTCTCGACGCGGTCCAGATAAATTCCGACTGGAATCCCAATCACTGTTGCAGCGACCTGGGGCATCGAGACGAGGGCGGCCGCTGTGGCCTCGGTGATTCCGAGGTCGCTCATCACCAGCGGGAGGAGACTGGCTGGCGTGATCAGGTAAGCACCGACGAACAGAAGCAGCAGCCATCCGGCCGCGATGGTTGTCCACCGACTTTCTGACCCGGCGGCGAACGGACGGCCGTCAGTCAGGTCGGTCACTCTCCTCCGCCAGAGACGAGACGATGAGTCGCTCGATTCCACGTCGAAGGAGCCCGCCGGCCGCCGGCTGCGAGATGTCCAGTTCAGCGGCGACCTCGCCGAGCGTTGCGTTCCGTGGTTCCTCGAAGTACCCCGCTTCCAGTGCGACGAGTAGTGCCTCCCGTTGACTGTCGGTCAACCCGGCGTCCGTCGAGCCTAAACTGGTATACTGGTTCACACGCAGTAACTCGATGTCGATGTCGTGCCGTCGCGCAGTATCCCAAAGAGCAGCTAAGTTCGTCCGTTCGGGCAGCCAGACGGTGAATATCCAGGCGTCTCCGTCGTTCTCCATATCGAGCACGACACCGTTCTCGGTCGAGATGACCGGCGAGAAGATCTTTGCTTCGTCGGTATACCCGAAACTGTAGATCGCTTTCCCGTCTCCGGTTTCAATCACCCGCTCAAATTCGCCAACGGTGTGGTCCTTCCGCAGTCCGTCTTCGAACCGGGGGAAGTCAGACGACTCTACACGGTAGAAGAACTTTCCTGAGGTCGGGTCGGTCCCTGCCTCTGACACCGATCTGACGCTCGAAGTTCGGTCGTGTGCGACGGTCTCTGTGAGCACTATGTCGGGATGCTCGATTCGCACAGCAGCTTTAATACCAGTCATCGTCCTGTATGGTAGGAGGTTTAATATATTCTCCTTCCCGATCGACCGGCATTACGTTGAGTCACAGCAAAAGTCATTTTCTTGACTCTTAATGGTATGAATCGCGCTCACTCCTCCGTTCCGTCCCTAGCGTGAATCTTGGCCTGTTCGCGGGCACTAGGATTGGCCGACTGCTTGAACGGGACCTTCGCTACCGTCGCATAAACAGGTTCGCCGGGCTCCTCTGCATACTCATCCGGGAGGTGTACCTCAAACTCCAAGTCGATGTCGGCGTCGTAGATCGAGTCGTCAAGCGGACCGTCGGTCGCGGCCTGGAGCATCTCTGCCGGTACGTAGCCGAGGGCGAGGTTGGCTTCGAGCTCCGGATTCCATCCCGCCGAGGTCAGGTAGCCACACTCTTCGCCCGTCTCGGGGTCGGAGATGAGCCAGAAGTCCGAGGCCCACTCGATGATCGGCTCGCCGGCCATTTTCAGTCCCACCAGTTTGTGCTTGAATGGATACACGCCGTCTTCGATGGCTTCCTTCTGGCGTTCCAGTTCGGTTTTCCCGATGTAGTCGGCCTCCTTGTCGTCGGGGACTTGGTAGCCGAGATTGACCTGGAACGGCGACGTCTCGTAGTCCATATCCTGCCCCAGCGACAGGATCCCGGCGGCAATCCGTCGACGACCGTTCACCGGCGCCGCGGCACCGCCGTGGTCTTTGACGGTTTCCAGAACCGGGTTCCACACTGCCTCGGCGTTCGTCGTCGCCTCACGGACATAGATCTCGAAGCCCGCCTCCCCGGAGAAGCCCGTTTGACTCACCAACACCGGGATATCGTTGATCGTCGCTTCCAACAGGCCGTAGTACGGAACGTCTTCGATCCCGGCGTCAATGAGCGACTCAATCACGTCGGGGGATTTCGGGCCCTGTACTTGCATCGGCGAGACATCGATCTCGTCGATATCAACCTCGAAATCGTTCCCGACCGTGACGCCCTCCAGCCACTGCAGCAGATCCGCGTCGGCGATGGAGAACCAGAACTCGTCGTCGTCGGGGCGCAACAGGACGAAGTCGTTGAGGATGCCGCCGTCCTCGGTGCAGCAGATGGCGTATTTACCCCGCATCGGTTCGATATCTGTCGCGTCCCGCGTGATGACGAAGTTGACGAACGCCTCGGCGTCGGGGCCCTTGACACGGATCTGACGCTCAACCGCGACATCCCACAGCGCGACGTGGTTCACTAGCAGGTCGTACTCGGCTTCCGCCCCGCCGTCCTCGGGGTCGATGAACGCCCGGGGGTGATACATATGGTTGTACACTGTTGCCTCATGACAGCCTTCCTCAACGGAGAGGTGCCAGAACGGGGACTCCCGGACCCGGTTCGATATCACCAGATCGACATCGGCATCGCCCGTCTGCCGGAGGTTTCGGGGAACGATGCGGTCCGACTGGTCCACGCTTGGGTGGTTCTGATTGTGTTTGTCTTCGCACATTACGATCTATTTCGGAGGTTCGACGCCATGGTTGAACAGGTCTCCCCAGAGGCGCTTGAGCCGACTGGGTTCGCCCGACGGCGTGACCCCGGCGGGGAGATAGAGTTCTAAGTCGGTCGCGCTATCCCGGTCGGCGCGGGTTTTCATTGCCATACGAATAGGGAACGACCCGTAACTGTATTGCTCTGTAGCTTATTCGTATAACCTCTTTATATCGGGTCCCGGAGTACCAGTGGATTGGTCATTGTGTCAGTACTGGACCATCAGTAATGTGCGGTGGATTTACCTGCCGTGCTGCACTCTACTCATCCGATTCCATGCCAGCTGACGACTCCAGGGGTTCACGTCGCCTCTCGGACGCTCTTGAGGAGTTCGTGGAAGGAAAGAGCCCGAACTACGCTACGAACCTCAAACGAGTCGTCGGGACGTAAATCGACTGGTGTGCCGATGGCGACGTCGATCTCGATGAAGGGACGATCACGGTCCTTGGAAAGAATCAGCAGGTCGAATCGACACCGCTCCCCGACCAAGCGATCGAGCCACTCAGTCGTCTGCAGACACTACTCTCACCACCGGATGATGACTGCCCGTCTTCCCATCTCGACACGCGCCAACGATCTACGAGACCATCGAGACGGCAGGCTATGACCGCCCGGAAGGTGACCCCTGGAAGTTCGCTCTCGACAACCCGATCGCGCCGCCATCACTGACGACCTCTGGCGTCAGGTCCCTCCTGAAACGCTGGAGTCCCGAAGCTGACATTCCAAGACTCAACGTCGAGGCTGGCGAGTACCTCACTCTCCACGGCGCTCGTCGCGGCGTCGGGGAGAAACTGTACCGCAAACGAGGGGCCGCAGCTGCACAGCGGACGCTTCGACATGCTGATCCTTCAACCACGAGCCAGATGTACTCCCACATCGAAGCCAGCGAGCTTGCCCAAGACAACTCTGATGTCTTCGATGACGAGTGAGTAGCCTCTCTTGTGGGTCCACGATTCTACCCCCTCTTTCAAGTGTTCCAGCACGTCGTCAGAGCACTCAGGAATAGTTCTAGATTTTACCATAATATGTTCCGCTATCACCCCCACCCCCACAATTCAGGAATACACAGTATTCCCTGAATTGTACCCCGTTAAATTTGATCTATTATCCGTGAATTTTTATTCGATGAAGCAGGTACATTTCGACGGAGAGCGATGGAACAAAAGATCATCCAACTCCGAGACTATCAGAAGGAGTTCGAAGAGAACGCCGAGAGCTTCAACATCTCGGGATTTGTCCGGCAAAAGCTCGACGAAGAGGTTATTCCAAACGACCAGATTCCCGAAGAACATCTGCCTGACCCATCGTCTGGCATCACACTCCACGATTATCAGAAGGAGTTCATCCGATGGATGCTGAGTAGACAGGCCATTCCGGACACCGACACGTCTGAGACACCCACCACAGTTACCAATGACTGACGATACTACTGATCCTGATACCCCCGCCGACGAACCGCTTTTCAAGACACTGCGTTCGCAGGCCAAAACCCACGCCGAAGCAACCCTCCAAGATCCACTCGCCCACGTCACAGCACAGGCCGGGTTTCTCTGGATGCTCTTGGGAGGCCAGGCCTCCCTCTACGTGATGCCCGTCGTCGCAGCAAACACCTCAACGATCGGGAGTGTATTCTGTTCAACTCCAGTTGCCGACGGAATCGGACTCATCTTCGGCGCGATCGCCGGCCTGGGACTCCCAGCGACGATGTTCTTCATGGGCCGTTCGGGCCTCTCGTACATGCGTTCCTCGGGGAACCCGAACAAGAAGAACAAGGCCCGGTCGGATCTGATCCTGACCGCCACTGGCTTCGGGATCGTCGCTCTCGCGATTGTCGCTCCCGAACTCGTCGACAAGGTTGGCAGTACGATCGGCTTTGGCTTCTCTAGCTGTGTGATGCCATACTAATCCCGGATACTGCCTCGTCCCCATGTCCCCTGTGCTCAAAATCGGTCTGTTGGTCCTCTCCCTCGCTGCGATAGCCGGTCCGGCCGCCGCCGGT contains:
- a CDS encoding MFS transporter — protein: MTDLTDGRPFAAGSESRWTTIAAGWLLLLFVGAYLITPASLLPLVMSDLGITEATAAALVSMPQVAATVIGIPVGIYLDRVETRVTVPCAAAVLLVGSAGDWVAASGGTVSLLIASRLFAGVGMFVLWVVCINVAASTFPPTRRATATSVIISGYPAGYALGHLGAPRVAAVVGWPGVFPAFGVAVLVTSVAFYVAVGRVSRFHTSTEPMTLLGFKQVVRNRNVWAVLAVTVLGYSLYMMFNSWMPTYITRRFGVPLAESGAFVALFPAVGVFARPIGGWLSDAVLGQRRRPVFAGSFVGATVLAVAMFYSTTIAVLVTILVLAGVFVQLQIGLMYQSIQEFVEPRAAGTAVSLASVAGWLGSFVAPVVAGELVASTGIDAALFVFAVGLGLTGGLTVWQMAESGESTALV
- a CDS encoding helix-turn-helix domain-containing protein, which encodes MTGIKAAVRIEHPDIVLTETVAHDRTSSVRSVSEAGTDPTSGKFFYRVESSDFPRFEDGLRKDHTVGEFERVIETGDGKAIYSFGYTDEAKIFSPVISTENGVVLDMENDGDAWIFTVWLPERTNLAALWDTARRHDIDIELLRVNQYTSLGSTDAGLTDSQREALLVALEAGYFEEPRNATLGEVAAELDISQPAAGGLLRRGIERLIVSSLAEESDRPD
- a CDS encoding aminomethyltransferase family protein, with the translated sequence MYHPRAFIDPEDGGAEAEYDLLVNHVALWDVAVERQIRVKGPDAEAFVNFVITRDATDIEPMRGKYAICCTEDGGILNDFVLLRPDDDEFWFSIADADLLQWLEGVTVGNDFEVDIDEIDVSPMQVQGPKSPDVIESLIDAGIEDVPYYGLLEATINDIPVLVSQTGFSGEAGFEIYVREATTNAEAVWNPVLETVKDHGGAAAPVNGRRRIAAGILSLGQDMDYETSPFQVNLGYQVPDDKEADYIGKTELERQKEAIEDGVYPFKHKLVGLKMAGEPIIEWASDFWLISDPETGEECGYLTSAGWNPELEANLALGYVPAEMLQAATDGPLDDSIYDADIDLEFEVHLPDEYAEEPGEPVYATVAKVPFKQSANPSAREQAKIHARDGTEE